A section of the Entelurus aequoreus isolate RoL-2023_Sb linkage group LG21, RoL_Eaeq_v1.1, whole genome shotgun sequence genome encodes:
- the LOC133638212 gene encoding Bardet-Biedl syndrome 1 protein homolog: MSEFGVEDGKWLDAHYDPVAGLHTFTSCVDLADLSGDGDSGLVVGDLGSGSSAMKLKVYRGTSLASESALLDLPAGLVAFFMDLHEPRIPAVAVASGPCVYVYKNLRPYCKFTLPSLDVNALEQDVWQQAREGHIHPGTLKETLESIRKKADVPLSVRSIHFLSLDAEHLERFLQVHKQQAIKRQTVITCIATLKKSTADEDGVSCLVIGTESGHVYVLDPEAFIILAKMALPAPPTMMDVTGQFDVEFRMTVACRDGNIYILRRDSDRPKYCVELPSHPVGLVRLAKNVVVGTADHSLQGFTQKGKKLWKVVLPAAISTMAAMDLPTRGFQAVLVGLTNCEVRLYRDKNLLSTIRTPDVVTSICFGRYGREDGTLIMTAKGGGLMVKILKRTAAFEDRDSTPGPPAAQSVRLNVPKKTKLYVDQTLRERENGTAMHRTFQMDLIRLRLAAAKAYAKALESSLTPVSSDPAEPLRMNAVVQGLGPSFKLTLNVQNTAACRPMVDLAVVFLYDQNLYRMNKPYMKIPLLVPGLLYPVQTLVECTSDKGISDIIKVFVLHQARSTPLLTAHINMPVSEGLN; the protein is encoded by the exons ATGTCGGAGTTTGGCGTGGAAGACGGCAAGTGGCTGGATGCCCACTACGACCCGGTGGCGGGACTCCACACCTTCACGTCCTGCGTGGACCTGGCCGACCTGAGCGGCGACGGCGACAGCGGTCTGGTCGTGGGTGACTTGGGCAGCGGCTCGTCAGCCATGAAGCTGAAGGTCTACCGAGGAACGTCGCTGGCGAGCGAGAGCGCCTTGCTGGACCTCCCCGCCGGCCTGGTGGCCTTCTTCATGGACCTGCACGAGCCTCGCATTCCCGCCGTGGCCGTGGCCTCCGGGCCGTGCGTGTACGTCTACAAGAACCTGAGGCCGTACTGCAAGTTCACGCTGCCGAGCCTGGACGTCAACGCGCTGGAGCAG GATGTGTGGCAGCAGGCCAGGGAGGGCCACATCCACCCCGGGACCCTGAAGGAGACGTTGGAGAGCATCAGGAAGAAGGCGGACGTGCCGCTGTCCGTGCGCTCCATTCACTTCCTGTCTCTGGATGCCGAGCACCTGGAGCGCTTCCTCCAGGTGCACAAGCAACAAGCCATCAAGCGACAG ACCGTCATCACCTGCATCGCAACCCTGAAGAAGAGCACGGCGGACGAAGACGGCGTCAGCTGCCTGGTGATCGGCACTGAGAGCGGCCATGTTTACGTGCTGGACCCCGAGGCCTTCATCATCCTCGCAAAG ATGGCGCTGCCTGCCCCCCCCACCATGATGGACGTGACAGGTCAGTTCGATGTGGAGTTTCGGATGACGGTGGCGTGTCGTGATGGAAACATCTACATTCTGCGCAG GGACTCGGACAGACCCAAGTACTGTGTGGAGCTACCGTCACACCCGGTGGGCCTGGTGAGACTGGCCAAGAACGTGGTGGTGGGCACCGCTGACCACAGCCTGCAGGGGTTCACCCAGAAG GGGAAGAAGCTGTGGAAAGTTGTCCTCCCAGCTGCCATCTCCACCATGGCTGCCATGGACCTCCCCACTCGGGGCTTCCAGGCAGTTCTAGTGGGTCTCACCAACTGCGAGGTCCGGCTGTACCGAGACAAGAACCTGTTGAGTACCATCAGGACACCAGACGTGGTGACCAGTATTTGTTTCGGCCGCTATGGGCGCGAGGACGGGACCCTGATTATGACCGCCAAGGGCGGCGGCCTGATGGTCAAGATCCTGAAGAGGACGGCGGCGTTTGAAGACCGGGACAGTACTCCAGGACCCCCGGCAGCCCAGAGCGTTCGTCTGAATGTGCCCAAGAAGACCAAGCTGTACGTGGACCAAACTCTCAGGGAGCGTGAAAACGGCACGGCCATGCACCGCACCTTCCAGATGGACCTGATACGCCTACGCCTCGCCGCCGCCAAAGCCTACGCCAAGGCCCTGGAGTCCAGTCTGACCCCGGTGTCCTCCGACCCCGCCGAACCCCTCAGGATGAATGCGGTGGTCCAGGGCCTGGGCCCGTCCTTCAAACTCACCCTCAACGTGCAGAACACGGCGGCGTGTCGGCCCATGGTGGACCTGGCCGTGGTCTTCCTGTATGACCAGAACCTGTACAGGATGAACAAGCCCTACATGAAGATCCCCCTGCTGGTGCCAGGACTCTTGTACCCGGTCCAGACCCTGGTGGAGTGCACCAGCGACAAGGGCATCTCTGACATCATCAAGGTGTTTGTCCTGCACCAGGCGCGCAGCACGCCGCTGCTCACGGCGCACATCAACATGCCCGTCAGCGAGGGGCTCAACTAG